Proteins from a genomic interval of Centroberyx gerrardi isolate f3 chromosome 23, fCenGer3.hap1.cur.20231027, whole genome shotgun sequence:
- the ppp1r14bb gene encoding protein phosphatase 1, regulatory (inhibitor) subunit 14Bb, whose amino-acid sequence MAAVTSPETSPQPRVYFQTPAGTTEEPETPVRKQGRVTVKYDRKELRKRLNLEEWIIDQLTDLYDCEEEAIPELEIDVDELLDMPSDVERAARVKDLLVDCFKPTEDFVSELLDKIRGMQKLSTPQKK is encoded by the exons ATGGCCGCTGTGACAAGCCCGGAGACGAGCCCTCAACCCCGGGTATATTTTCAGACGCCGGCCGGCACCACGGAGGAACCGGAGACACCGGTTCGGAAGCAGGGGCGCGTTACCGTCAAATACGACCGTAAGGAGCTGAGGAAGAGACTGAACCTGGAGGAGTGGATTATCGATCAGCTAACGGACCTCTACGACTGTGAG gaggaggccattCCAGAGCTGGAGATAGATGTGGATGAACTGCTGGACATGCCCAGTGACGTCGAACGGGCAGCCAGGGTCAAG GACCTACTGGTTGACTGTTTTAAGCCTACTGAG GACTTTGTCTCAGAACTGCTCGACAAGATCCGAGGGATGCAGAAGCTCTCCACGCCTCAGAAGAAATGA
- the brms1 gene encoding breast cancer metastasis-suppressor 1, producing MPAQPSVREPEEEMEAEGESELPDANGDMEEEGERAGGGGGEGEETMEESMEERDSDLEETDEEEEEEEEEEESSEMDDEDCERRRGECLDEMLDLEKQFQELKDKLFRERLNQVKVKLDEVLTGKAGEYREPLAALQNNMQLRTQVAGVYRELCLQVIKHKYECELQGARQHLESERTLLFDAMKTELLDKIRRLEEDRQSVDLTSEWWSDEMRSKKCKRKNLLARTERKKKAALVSGPFIVYMLRDIDILEDWTAIKKAKAALTPLKKKAEKR from the exons ATGCCTGCCCAGCCCTCTGTGAGGGAGccggaggaggagatggaggcagaAGGAGAGTCCGAACTCCCCGATGCCAACGGAGacatggaggaagagggggagagagccggaggaggaggaggagagggggaggagaccATGGAGGAgagcatggaggagagggacagcGACCTGGAGGAGAcggacgaggaggaagaggaggaggaggaagaagaggagagttcAG AAATGGATGATGAAGactgtgagaggaggagaggagaatgtcTAGATGAGATGTTGGACCTGGAAAAACAATTTCAGGAGCTGAAAGACAA GTTGTTCCGGGAGCGTCTGAACCAGGTGAAGGTGAAGCTGGACGAGGTGCTGACAGGGAAGGCTGGAGAGTACAGAGAGCCACTGGCTGCACTGCAGAACAACATGCAGCTACGCACACAAGTGGCTG gAGTGTACAGAGAGCTGTGTCTGCAGGTGATCAAACACAAGTATGAGTGTGAACTACAAGGAGCACGGCAACACCTGGAg agcgAGCGGACATTACTGTTTGATGCCATGAAGACAGAACTGCTGGACAAGATAaggagactggaggaggacagacagagtgtaGACCTCACctcag AGTGGTGGAGTGACGAGATGAGGAGCAAGAAATGCAAAAGAAAGAACCTGCTGGCTCggacggagagaaagaagaaagctGCCCTGGTTTCAG ggcCTTTCATTGTCTACATGCTGAGAGACATCGACATCCTCGAGGACTGGACTGCTATCAAGAAG gCAAAAGCAGCACTGACGCCGCTAAAGAAGAAAGCTGAAA AGCGGTGA